In Paenibacillus sp. FSL M7-0420, a single genomic region encodes these proteins:
- a CDS encoding ATP-binding protein, with translation MTHYNLTLVVCVVLVMCFQTQFFFASVFDKSARKPNRIMYFLIYGILCFLYLVTPLSHLFSSGIALLMIFSMAQAYKVEMKTQVIFSLLYAVLMTVVSFMSLYIFSMIDSVDYTSMNSGAGIDRPAFIKGLILSCIIMFPVIQIIRLISKRRSVSLPYRYYVMFLLVPLISTYQINVLTVNSTKDFYYFFAILGFLFLNVMIVYIFDTITDKFQFMHENAQLQHQMNYQDANYEKTVHSFKSIKRIIHDTHQQFLYIEECIRRDDPAAALEHIKLTLNKVEDAYQRVNTGHLAVDALVTNTLNIGQANGIRIDTRLKLLPGELHIDRYDLCVVLGNMLDNAIEASKKVRLAEDRYILIQMHSSESALFIRIMNHTVPETAPLQSRKPDPEYHGIGLTNISRICEKYGGNMTIEAGHREFNNMVVLPFSREASL, from the coding sequence ATGACTCACTATAATCTGACCCTTGTCGTCTGTGTCGTACTGGTGATGTGCTTTCAGACCCAATTCTTCTTTGCCTCCGTATTTGATAAGTCCGCCAGGAAGCCTAACCGGATCATGTACTTCCTCATCTACGGGATACTCTGCTTCCTCTATCTGGTCACCCCGTTGTCCCATCTCTTCTCCTCCGGCATAGCTCTGCTGATGATCTTCAGTATGGCGCAAGCCTATAAGGTGGAGATGAAGACTCAGGTGATCTTCTCCCTGCTGTACGCTGTGCTGATGACGGTGGTCAGCTTTATGTCGCTGTATATTTTCTCAATGATAGATTCGGTAGACTACACCAGCATGAACTCGGGTGCGGGGATTGACCGGCCGGCCTTCATCAAGGGGCTGATCCTGAGCTGCATTATTATGTTCCCTGTCATTCAGATCATCCGGCTGATCTCCAAGCGGCGAAGCGTATCCCTGCCCTACCGGTATTATGTAATGTTCCTGCTCGTCCCGCTCATCAGCACCTATCAGATCAACGTCCTTACGGTGAACAGCACGAAGGATTTCTATTATTTCTTTGCGATTCTCGGCTTCCTGTTCCTGAATGTAATGATCGTCTATATCTTCGATACGATAACGGACAAGTTCCAGTTCATGCATGAGAACGCCCAGCTCCAGCATCAGATGAACTATCAGGACGCCAACTATGAGAAGACGGTGCACAGCTTCAAGTCGATTAAAAGAATCATCCACGATACCCATCAGCAGTTCCTCTACATTGAAGAGTGTATCCGGCGGGATGATCCGGCCGCGGCTCTGGAGCATATCAAGCTTACGCTGAATAAAGTAGAGGATGCCTACCAGCGGGTCAACACCGGCCATCTGGCGGTGGATGCGCTGGTCACGAACACACTGAATATCGGACAAGCGAACGGCATCCGAATCGATACCCGGCTTAAGCTGCTGCCTGGTGAGCTTCACATCGACCGTTATGACCTGTGCGTTGTGCTGGGCAACATGCTGGATAATGCCATTGAAGCCTCCAAAAAAGTACGGCTCGCCGAGGACCGCTACATTCTGATCCAGATGCACTCCAGTGAATCTGCGCTGTTCATCCGCATTATGAATCATACCGTCCCGGAGACTGCCCCCTTGCAGAGCCGGAAGCCGGACCCTGAATACCACGGCATCGGCCTGACCAATATCTCCAGAATCTGCGAGAAGTACGGCGGGAATATGACAATTGAAGCCGGGCATCGGGAATTCAACAATATGGTGGTCCTCCCCTTCTCGCGCGAAGCTTCTTTATAA
- a CDS encoding LytR/AlgR family response regulator transcription factor, with protein sequence MYRVAICEDEEQQRELVKRILVGLSVKTNTEFEIELFPSGEDLISHYERGEAPFHILILDVEMGGMNGIQAAHRLRSRKHFDEQIIFLTSYPEYMVESFDVITFQYLIKPVAPQLLEEKILKLCDYFQAQDKKFMVIKSGYEEVVLRHDDIIGIEAAKSLTVKSKLNVITTTGIYETRGIIAEYASALRDSHFLHIHRSIIINLLHVHKFAGGSVLMSGGQEFPIGRSKIKEVKDFYTKFMIMKGSSYDSL encoded by the coding sequence ATGTATCGAGTAGCGATATGTGAGGATGAAGAACAGCAGCGGGAGCTGGTGAAGAGGATTCTGGTCGGCTTATCCGTTAAGACGAATACCGAATTTGAAATCGAGCTGTTTCCTTCAGGAGAGGACTTAATCTCCCACTATGAACGGGGCGAAGCGCCCTTCCATATTCTAATTCTGGATGTGGAGATGGGCGGCATGAACGGGATTCAAGCGGCGCACCGGCTCAGAAGCCGGAAGCATTTTGACGAGCAGATTATCTTCCTGACCAGCTACCCTGAATATATGGTGGAGAGCTTCGACGTGATTACCTTCCAGTATCTGATCAAGCCGGTCGCCCCGCAGCTCCTGGAGGAGAAGATTCTTAAGCTGTGTGATTACTTCCAGGCCCAGGATAAGAAGTTCATGGTCATCAAGTCCGGGTATGAGGAGGTCGTCTTGCGGCATGATGATATTATCGGGATTGAGGCGGCCAAGAGCCTGACGGTCAAGAGCAAGCTGAATGTGATTACCACCACAGGAATCTATGAGACCAGAGGAATTATTGCAGAGTATGCTTCAGCACTGCGGGACAGCCATTTCCTGCACATCCACCGTTCGATTATTATCAACCTGCTGCATGTCCACAAGTTCGCGGGCGGCTCCGTGCTGATGTCGGGCGGGCAGGAGTTCCCCATCGGCCGGTCCAAAATCAAAGAGGTTAAGGATTTCTACACCAAATTCATGATCATGAAGGGCAGCTCCTATGACTCACTATAA
- the rfbH gene encoding lipopolysaccharide biosynthesis protein RfbH: MPTEAATLREQILKLTGEYYDIRWPGRSFVPGRDYVPVSGKVFDGEELISLVDASLDFHLTAGRYTGEFERRFSQIMERKHTLLVNSGSSANLLAVAALTSPLLGERRLRPGDEVITVAAGFPTTVNPLIQHGLIPVFVDVELPSYNINTAQLDEALSPRTRAVMLAHTLGNPFDLASVKAFTDRHGLWLIEDTCDAVGSMYEGRPAGSFGDLATVSFFPAHHLTMGEGGAVLTSGARLKKIVESLRDWGRDCWCQPGTDNTCGKRFDWTKGELPAGYDHKYTYSHIGYNLKATDMQAAIGVSQLDKLEGFHTARRRNFDYLKAALKPAEEWLILPQATPRSDPSWFGFPLTVREESPLSRNELVRKLEEARIGTRLLFAGNLLKQPAYSAVAHRLAAPLTQTDRIMNDTFWVGIYPGLSTEMLDYTAEVLLGLLKGKEVKR, translated from the coding sequence TTGCCCACAGAAGCTGCAACCTTGCGTGAGCAAATTCTGAAGCTGACAGGAGAGTATTACGATATCCGTTGGCCCGGCCGGTCCTTTGTGCCTGGACGCGATTACGTGCCGGTCAGCGGCAAGGTGTTCGATGGCGAAGAATTGATCAGTCTGGTGGATGCTTCACTTGATTTCCACCTGACTGCCGGCAGATATACTGGCGAATTCGAGCGGAGGTTCTCTCAGATTATGGAGAGGAAGCATACCCTGCTGGTTAACTCGGGGTCCAGTGCGAATCTGCTTGCCGTCGCAGCACTTACCTCGCCGCTGCTCGGTGAACGGCGGCTACGGCCGGGCGATGAGGTAATCACAGTAGCCGCAGGCTTTCCGACCACGGTCAATCCGTTGATTCAGCATGGCCTGATTCCGGTGTTCGTGGATGTGGAGCTGCCTTCCTACAATATAAATACGGCACAGCTCGATGAGGCACTGAGTCCGCGTACCAGAGCGGTCATGCTGGCACATACACTTGGTAATCCCTTCGACCTGGCCAGTGTAAAGGCATTTACGGACCGGCATGGGCTGTGGCTGATTGAGGACACCTGTGATGCTGTCGGGTCCATGTATGAAGGTAGGCCGGCCGGTTCCTTCGGCGATCTGGCTACGGTCAGTTTTTTTCCGGCGCATCATTTAACCATGGGAGAGGGAGGCGCAGTGCTGACCTCGGGTGCCCGCTTGAAGAAAATTGTCGAATCGCTCCGTGACTGGGGCAGGGACTGCTGGTGCCAGCCGGGAACCGACAATACCTGCGGCAAGCGGTTTGACTGGACCAAGGGCGAGCTGCCTGCCGGATACGACCACAAATATACGTATAGCCACATCGGCTACAATCTGAAAGCTACCGATATGCAGGCAGCCATTGGAGTGTCCCAACTGGATAAGCTGGAGGGGTTCCATACGGCACGCAGACGTAACTTTGACTATCTGAAGGCTGCGCTGAAGCCTGCGGAGGAATGGCTTATTCTCCCGCAGGCAACGCCGCGCAGTGATCCGAGCTGGTTCGGCTTCCCGCTGACCGTGAGGGAGGAGTCCCCCCTCTCACGCAATGAACTTGTACGCAAGCTGGAGGAAGCACGGATTGGCACCCGGCTCTTGTTCGCGGGTAACCTGCTCAAGCAGCCTGCGTATTCCGCTGTAGCGCACCGCTTGGCCGCACCGTTGACCCAGACGGACCGGATTATGAACGATACGTTCTGGGTGGGAATCTATCCGGGACTTTCGACGGAGATGCTGGATTATACTGCGGAGGTATTGCTGGGCTTGCTGAAAGGTAAGGAGGTAAAAAGATGA
- the rfbF gene encoding glucose-1-phosphate cytidylyltransferase produces the protein MKVVILAGGYGTRISEETDVKPKPMIEIGDKPLLVHIMEHYASYGFDDFVICLGYLGHVIKKYFADFYLQSSDVSFDFGNGNQMTRHNRQQRNWKVTLADTGREAMTGGRIRQVHKYTGNEPFMLTYGDGIADVNIPELLDFHRSHGKLATVTAVQPVGRFGALDITEDDRVTGFVEKPKGDEGWVNGGFFVLQPEVFSLIEGDSTVWEQEPLRELAARDELRAYKHHGFWQPMDTLRDKRYLEQLWREGGLPWIRTN, from the coding sequence ATGAAGGTAGTCATTCTGGCCGGGGGCTACGGGACCCGTATCAGTGAAGAGACTGATGTGAAGCCCAAGCCGATGATTGAGATCGGCGATAAGCCGCTGCTTGTGCATATTATGGAGCATTATGCCTCATACGGCTTCGATGATTTTGTCATTTGTTTGGGGTATTTGGGGCATGTCATCAAGAAATATTTTGCCGATTTCTACCTGCAGAGTTCGGATGTCTCGTTCGATTTCGGCAACGGCAATCAAATGACCCGCCATAACCGTCAGCAGCGGAACTGGAAGGTAACGCTCGCGGATACGGGCAGGGAGGCGATGACTGGCGGAAGAATCCGGCAAGTCCACAAATACACCGGCAATGAACCGTTCATGCTGACTTATGGAGACGGTATTGCGGATGTCAACATACCGGAGTTGCTGGACTTCCACCGCTCCCACGGGAAATTAGCGACGGTTACGGCTGTACAGCCGGTAGGCCGTTTCGGAGCGCTGGATATTACAGAGGATGACAGAGTAACCGGCTTTGTGGAGAAGCCCAAAGGCGATGAGGGCTGGGTGAATGGCGGATTCTTCGTCCTTCAGCCTGAGGTATTCTCCCTTATTGAAGGCGACAGCACCGTCTGGGAGCAGGAGCCGCTCCGGGAGCTGGCCGCGCGTGATGAGCTCAGGGCTTACAAGCATCATGGCTTCTGGCAGCCGATGGATACGCTCCGCGACAAGCGTTATCTGGAGCAGCTGTGGCGGGAGGG
- a CDS encoding response regulator: MLRVVLIDDERLALIQLEATLKALGSTIVTATYTNPLLALSEASGWEADIIFLDIDMPGMNGMEVAKQLEECCPGSAVVFVSAHNSFALEAFEVSAQDYLLKPVPRERLSRTLQRISSRKVNQEQTDKPDTLLIRCFNAIQFERGGVPIRDFRWRTSKAQELFAFLLYHHDRIVVKDKLVELLWPEASFKRASTHMYTAIYQIRQSLKRADIGLVISNASVGEGYMLETGDAQIDAVLWEEGVVSLDPVNDYNAAEHEELLKLYTGDYLGDYEYLWAESERQRLRNLSLQHATELADYYTVKDNITKAVNTYQRIVELHPYHEPAYLALMEFYNRLGELSIVQEQYEKLRSLLWRDLKLTPSAKVERWYANWKRLYT, encoded by the coding sequence ATGCTTCGGGTAGTGCTGATCGATGATGAACGACTCGCCCTGATTCAGCTGGAAGCAACGCTCAAGGCGCTGGGCTCGACCATTGTAACGGCAACCTATACCAATCCCCTGCTGGCCTTAAGCGAAGCGTCCGGCTGGGAGGCAGATATTATCTTTCTCGATATTGATATGCCGGGAATGAACGGCATGGAGGTTGCGAAGCAGCTTGAGGAGTGCTGTCCCGGCTCAGCCGTTGTATTCGTCTCCGCCCATAACAGCTTCGCGCTGGAAGCCTTCGAGGTCAGTGCGCAGGATTACCTGCTGAAGCCGGTCCCCAGGGAACGGCTGAGCCGGACCCTTCAGCGGATAAGCAGCCGGAAAGTCAACCAGGAGCAGACGGACAAGCCAGACACACTGCTGATCCGCTGCTTCAATGCCATCCAGTTCGAACGGGGAGGCGTTCCAATCCGTGATTTCCGCTGGCGGACGTCCAAAGCTCAGGAGCTGTTCGCCTTCCTGCTCTATCATCATGACCGGATCGTCGTCAAAGACAAGCTGGTCGAGCTGCTCTGGCCCGAGGCCTCGTTCAAGCGTGCCTCTACCCACATGTATACGGCCATCTACCAGATCAGGCAATCGCTAAAACGGGCGGATATCGGCCTTGTGATCAGCAATGCAAGCGTGGGCGAAGGGTATATGCTGGAGACCGGCGACGCACAGATCGATGCGGTGCTGTGGGAGGAAGGTGTCGTCTCACTGGACCCGGTGAATGATTATAACGCCGCGGAGCATGAGGAGCTGCTGAAGCTCTATACCGGTGATTACCTGGGGGATTATGAATATCTGTGGGCCGAGAGTGAGCGGCAGCGGCTGAGGAACCTCTCCCTGCAGCATGCCACGGAGCTGGCCGATTATTATACCGTCAAGGATAACATCACCAAGGCGGTTAACACCTATCAGCGGATTGTGGAGCTGCATCCCTACCACGAGCCGGCTTACCTGGCGCTCATGGAATTCTATAACCGGCTGGGCGAGCTGAGCATTGTACAGGAGCAATATGAGAAGCTCCGCAGCCTGCTCTGGCGGGACCTGAAGCTAACCCCGTCCGCGAAGGTTGAGCGCTGGTATGCAAACTGGAAGCGTTTATACACTTGA
- a CDS encoding hybrid sensor histidine kinase/response regulator, producing the protein MPEQPSADAGVLDLRGWTFKHAHSLVLDGTWDFYPNRLVSESDIRSGTAGAAVPVEVPGNWKGTMSGSSLGYGTYALRILVDQPLDEPYSFWTQQIQASSRIEVNGRVLQTMGQPAADKELYLPKAVPSTVHYLLPEGTQEMFVLVQAANFDHKEKGGISYSIRFGAQSSIIKERWYSSAFQLTTIVILLLHALYVFILYLLSQKNWPLLLFALMLVAIAVSVGTDNDLLLYIVLPLGYSWGIKLKMLSYLWMVYFMLLLTYRFYGTPASGRVFKMYSFLLAVYTLVLSVLPLHIALTHAILFFNLLYMIPPCWMFVVFARMVYQRKKDVAFLTFTACCLISGVVWGATVNNYHKSLPFYPIDILAAIIGFSSYALKQYIRRSNENRLLYEQLVQADKQKDRFLMNTSHELRTPLHGMMSIAQSEYEKKRAASPKEDASDLELLLRIGRQISQLLDDLLDLTLLRENRMVLHPAPLSIHTIAAGVMDMLRYLTDGKNLTLHVSASASLPRVWADEKRLIQILFNLVHNAVKWTENGSIHVTAEEADGQLLVSVADTGAGMEEETLARIFLPYEQAGGQDHGGLGLGLSITRQLVELHGGSLTVESRLGEGSVFRFSLPLAHEAFCIDERFGRAEAVDTVEALATASTDWSIRLRNKDEEPFLAGVPPSPSGLYAEEAALKILAVDDDPVNLRVLSTILHEDIYQLTSVLSGQEALIRLEEESWDLLITDVMMPGMSGYELTRWVRERFPASELPVLLLTARAMREEIYYGFQQGANDYVTKPVDSLELKYRVTGLARLKQTIYHSLRLEIAYLQAQIRPHFLFNALNSIATLSTIDICQMQQMIEAFSAYLRSSFDLMNTGTLVHLKQELSLVEAYLYIEQVRFGERLEVKWERNDTGLLRVPPLILQPLVENAVRHGLLSLIEGGILTIRIEEEEEQVWLTVQDNGKGMEQAQIDRLLTKHKDEHSGIGIWNTNRRLIERYGQGLSIQSRPGFGTTVSFMIPVRRAE; encoded by the coding sequence TTGCCGGAGCAGCCCAGTGCGGATGCAGGCGTGCTTGATCTGCGCGGCTGGACCTTCAAGCATGCCCATTCGCTGGTCCTTGACGGGACATGGGACTTCTATCCGAACCGTCTGGTCAGCGAAAGTGATATCCGCTCCGGCACGGCTGGGGCTGCCGTGCCTGTAGAGGTACCCGGCAACTGGAAGGGAACGATGTCCGGTTCCTCCCTGGGCTATGGTACCTATGCCCTGCGGATTCTGGTCGATCAGCCACTGGATGAACCCTATAGCTTCTGGACCCAGCAGATTCAGGCCTCATCCCGGATTGAGGTCAACGGCCGTGTCCTGCAGACCATGGGACAGCCGGCTGCTGACAAGGAGCTGTATCTGCCCAAGGCAGTTCCCTCTACCGTTCACTACCTCTTGCCTGAAGGGACACAAGAGATGTTTGTTCTGGTTCAAGCCGCCAATTTCGATCATAAGGAGAAAGGCGGAATCTCCTATTCCATCCGTTTCGGCGCGCAATCTTCCATTATCAAAGAGCGGTGGTATTCCTCTGCTTTTCAATTGACCACCATTGTTATTCTCCTCCTTCATGCGCTGTACGTCTTCATTCTGTATCTGCTGTCCCAGAAGAACTGGCCCCTGCTACTGTTTGCCCTTATGCTGGTCGCAATCGCTGTCTCTGTTGGCACAGATAATGATCTTCTGTTATATATTGTGCTGCCGCTTGGCTATAGCTGGGGGATCAAGCTCAAGATGCTGTCTTATCTATGGATGGTCTATTTCATGCTGCTGCTGACTTACAGGTTCTATGGAACCCCTGCGTCCGGCCGCGTATTTAAGATGTATAGCTTCCTTCTTGCGGTATACACGCTTGTCCTGTCCGTATTGCCTCTACACATCGCCTTAACCCATGCCATACTATTCTTCAATCTGCTATATATGATTCCGCCCTGCTGGATGTTCGTTGTCTTCGCAAGGATGGTCTATCAGCGAAAAAAAGATGTCGCCTTCCTGACCTTCACCGCCTGCTGTCTAATCTCGGGTGTGGTCTGGGGAGCTACAGTGAATAATTATCACAAGAGCCTTCCGTTCTATCCGATTGATATTCTTGCTGCGATCATTGGATTCTCCTCCTATGCCTTGAAGCAATACATCCGGCGGTCCAACGAGAACAGGCTGCTCTATGAACAGCTTGTGCAAGCGGACAAGCAGAAGGACCGGTTCCTGATGAATACCTCGCATGAGCTGCGGACTCCGCTGCACGGCATGATGAGCATTGCCCAGTCGGAATACGAGAAGAAGCGCGCAGCCTCTCCTAAGGAAGATGCCAGTGACCTGGAATTACTGCTGCGGATCGGGCGGCAAATATCCCAGCTGCTGGATGATCTGCTGGATCTCACCCTGCTGCGGGAGAACCGGATGGTCCTCCATCCTGCTCCGCTGTCCATCCATACCATCGCCGCCGGAGTGATGGACATGCTCCGTTACTTAACGGACGGCAAGAACCTGACACTTCATGTAAGCGCATCCGCTTCGCTGCCGCGTGTGTGGGCCGATGAGAAGCGGCTGATTCAGATCCTCTTCAATTTGGTACATAATGCAGTGAAATGGACAGAGAACGGCAGCATCCATGTGACTGCTGAAGAAGCGGACGGGCAGCTGCTGGTCAGCGTGGCCGACACCGGTGCGGGGATGGAGGAAGAAACTCTCGCACGCATCTTCCTCCCCTACGAACAGGCTGGCGGACAGGACCATGGCGGCCTGGGTCTGGGTCTTAGCATTACCCGGCAGCTGGTGGAGCTGCACGGAGGCAGCCTGACCGTGGAGTCCAGGCTCGGGGAAGGCTCGGTCTTCCGCTTCTCCCTGCCGCTGGCGCACGAAGCCTTCTGTATAGATGAGCGGTTCGGCAGGGCAGAAGCAGTGGACACAGTGGAAGCCCTGGCTACTGCATCCACCGACTGGAGTATCCGTCTGCGTAATAAGGACGAAGAGCCATTCCTGGCGGGGGTACCGCCGTCCCCTTCCGGTCTCTATGCGGAGGAAGCCGCACTGAAGATTTTGGCCGTTGACGATGATCCCGTTAATCTCCGGGTGCTCTCGACCATTTTGCATGAAGATATCTATCAGCTCACCTCTGTGTTAAGCGGGCAGGAAGCCTTGATCCGGCTGGAGGAAGAATCGTGGGATCTCTTGATTACCGATGTGATGATGCCCGGGATGTCCGGCTATGAGCTGACCCGTTGGGTAAGGGAGCGGTTTCCGGCGTCGGAGCTGCCAGTGCTGCTGCTGACGGCGCGGGCTATGCGTGAGGAGATCTACTACGGATTTCAGCAGGGGGCGAATGATTATGTGACCAAGCCGGTAGACAGCCTGGAACTCAAATACCGGGTGACCGGGCTGGCGCGGCTGAAGCAGACCATCTACCACAGCCTGCGGCTGGAGATCGCTTACCTTCAAGCGCAGATCCGTCCTCACTTCCTGTTCAATGCCCTGAACTCCATCGCCACACTCAGCACCATTGATATCTGCCAGATGCAGCAGATGATCGAGGCCTTCTCCGCCTATCTGCGTTCAAGCTTCGACCTGATGAATACCGGCACATTGGTTCATTTGAAGCAGGAGCTGTCGTTAGTGGAAGCCTATTTATATATTGAGCAGGTGCGGTTCGGCGAGCGGCTGGAGGTCAAGTGGGAGCGGAATGATACCGGACTGCTGCGGGTTCCCCCGCTGATCTTGCAGCCGCTGGTCGAGAATGCCGTCCGTCACGGGCTGCTCAGTCTTATAGAAGGCGGCATACTGACTATCCGCATTGAAGAGGAGGAAGAGCAGGTCTGGCTTACGGTGCAGGACAATGGCAAAGGTATGGAGCAGGCGCAGATTGACCGCTTGCTGACGAAACACAAAGACGAACACTCCGGTATCGGAATATGGAACACGAACCGGAGGCTGATTGAACGCTACGGGCAAGGCTTGTCCATTCAGAGCCGCCCCGGCTTTGGAACCACCGTCTCCTTCATGATTCCCGTCCGGCGTGCGGAGTGA
- a CDS encoding cupin domain-containing protein yields the protein MSEYSSVSREQDESIVKLSFEPDGLLPNNPQLPVLLYTGVLRDHPEDTEQIFNDNGWLNSWVNGVFPYHHYHSNAHEVLGVISGSARLQLGGDAGYTANVEAGDALVLPAGTAHKKLSATHDFRIVGAYPGGKDYNTRQANPDDFAAALPEIREVPLPERDPIYGEAGPLLRLWK from the coding sequence GTGTCAGAATACAGTTCGGTAAGCCGGGAGCAAGATGAATCTATAGTGAAGCTCAGCTTCGAGCCGGATGGACTGCTGCCGAACAATCCGCAGCTTCCCGTCCTGCTGTATACAGGTGTTCTCCGGGACCACCCGGAAGACACCGAACAGATCTTCAATGACAACGGGTGGCTGAACAGCTGGGTGAACGGCGTCTTCCCTTACCACCACTATCACAGCAACGCGCATGAGGTACTGGGTGTGATCTCCGGCAGCGCCAGGCTCCAGCTTGGCGGAGATGCCGGATACACCGCCAACGTGGAGGCCGGTGACGCCCTTGTGCTGCCTGCCGGGACGGCACACAAGAAGCTCTCGGCCACGCATGACTTCCGTATCGTCGGCGCATATCCCGGCGGCAAGGACTATAACACCCGCCAGGCGAACCCGGATGACTTCGCGGCGGCGCTCCCCGAGATCCGCGAAGTCCCGCTGCCGGAGCGCGATCCCATCTATGGCGAGGCCGGGCCGCTGCTGCGGCTGTGGAAGTGA